The Cloacibacillus sp. An23 genomic interval ACAGCAGAACTTCGGCATGGGCGCGGTCGTCGGCCTGCTGCTGATGCTTCCTGCGCTCGCGATGTTCGCCGCCGACAGATTCATAAGCTCGGCGAACGAGGCGACCGTCAGCTCGCGCAGCGTGGCCTACAGGATAATAGAAAACAAACTCCGCGACAGGCTTCTGACGCTCTTCTGCGTCGTGATAAATCTGTTCGTCTTCATGCTGCTCGGCGCGGGCTTCTTCGCCGCCTTCATCAAGGCGTGGCCCTACAATCTTTCGTTCACGCTCGAGCATTTCCTTGTGGACAGCCCCGCGACCGGCGGCCTCAGCTCATTCGGCAACAGCGTGATAGTCGCGCTCGTCTCCGCGGTGCTCGGCGGCGGCTTCGTATTCGTCAACGCGTGGCTCATCGAGAAGACGCGCGGACATACGCTGCTGCGGCGCGCGGACTACCTGCTCTCGATAATCCCGCTCGCGCTTCCGGGGCTTTCGATAGGCATAGCCTTCATATTCTTCTTCACGGCGGACGGCAATCCGTTCTCCTTCGTCTACGGCACGATGTGGATAATGGTGCTCGCGAACATGGTCCACTTCTATTCCGTCCCCTTCGTCACGGCGACCTCGGCGCTGAAAAAGCTCGACCGCGAGATCGAAGCCGTATCGGAGTCCATGTCCGTTCCGCTCTGGCGTACGTTTTACAAAGTCACCTTGCCGATGTGCTCAGACGCCCTCTTCGAGACGATGGTCTACATATTCGTCAACTCGATGGTGACGGTCTCGGCGGTCGTATTCCTCTATCCCGCCGACTTCAAGCTCGCATCAGTCGCGATAGTCAACATGGAGGACGCGGGCGACATAGCGCCGGCCTCGGCCCTCTCAGTCCTCGTCGTGCTCGTCAACGTCGCGGCGAGGCTCGGCTACGAATTTTTCTCTGCGAGATACAGGAAAAAGCGAGCTGCGCTATAATCTGCGCGGCGACAAACGTTTGAATACGGAGGTCATAAAAGTGGAAAACAACGAAAACCGCGTAACATGCGTGATATTCGACTGGGCCGGCACGACCGTGGACTACGGCTGCTTCGCGCCGCTCGGCGCCTTCACGCGCGTATTCGAGGAGGCGGGGCTGCCGCTTTCGATAGAAGAGGCGCGCGGCCCGATGGGTCTGCCGAAGCGCGACCACGTGCGCGAGCTGCTGAAACTCCCGCGAGTCTCCGCGCTCTTCGCGGAAAAGTACGGGCGCGCGTGGAACGAGGCCGACGTTGACAGGCTGTACGAAGGCTTCGTCCCGGCCCTCATGGGCACGCTCAAGGACTACTGCGAGCCGCTCCCCGGCGTTATAGAGACTGTCGCGGAACTTCGCGGCGCAGGGCTGAAGATAGGCTCAACCACCGGCTACACGAAAGAGATGATGGACATAGTCGCGCCCGGCGCGGCGGCGCGCGGCTACGCGCCCGACGCTCTCGTCACCCCCGACGAGGCCGGCGCTGGACGCCCCGCCCCCTACATGATTTTCAGGAACATGGAGCGGCTCGGCGTATATCCGCCGTCGAACGTAGTCAAGGCCGGAGACACGCTCGCCGACGTGCGCGAGGGCAAGAACGCCGGAGTGTGGAGCGCCGGCATAATCGAGGGAAGCAGCGAACTCGGGCTGACGCGCGAAGAATGCGAAGCGCTCTCCGAAAACGAACGCGCGGAGCGTTACGCCGCGGTGCGCGGGCGTTTCCTCGCCGCCGGCGCGGATTTTGTCATAGAGCGCGTGA includes:
- a CDS encoding putative 2-aminoethylphosphonate ABC transporter permease subunit, coding for MVRIKSAGRLQQGLLVFSLAFLFIVVVCPMLALFSKAFHANDGTFIGLANFVEYFSSPHLVRSLKNSLVISTAVASVSTVLAFVYAYALTRALVPAKKLLRFTAVLPLFAPTMMYGIALVYLIGNKGIITMLGLKLPLYGPLGIFICEVFYTFPQAFLILSVTLAYCDNRLYEAARVMGTGAWRIFRTVTLPGAKFGVVSAFLVAFTLCFTDFGAPKVVGGNYGVLATDIYKQVVGQQNFGMGAVVGLLLMLPALAMFAADRFISSANEATVSSRSVAYRIIENKLRDRLLTLFCVVINLFVFMLLGAGFFAAFIKAWPYNLSFTLEHFLVDSPATGGLSSFGNSVIVALVSAVLGGGFVFVNAWLIEKTRGHTLLRRADYLLSIIPLALPGLSIGIAFIFFFTADGNPFSFVYGTMWIMVLANMVHFYSVPFVTATSALKKLDREIEAVSESMSVPLWRTFYKVTLPMCSDALFETMVYIFVNSMVTVSAVVFLYPADFKLASVAIVNMEDAGDIAPASALSVLVVLVNVAARLGYEFFSARYRKKRAAL
- the phnX gene encoding phosphonoacetaldehyde hydrolase, which produces MENNENRVTCVIFDWAGTTVDYGCFAPLGAFTRVFEEAGLPLSIEEARGPMGLPKRDHVRELLKLPRVSALFAEKYGRAWNEADVDRLYEGFVPALMGTLKDYCEPLPGVIETVAELRGAGLKIGSTTGYTKEMMDIVAPGAAARGYAPDALVTPDEAGAGRPAPYMIFRNMERLGVYPPSNVVKAGDTLADVREGKNAGVWSAGIIEGSSELGLTREECEALSENERAERYAAVRGRFLAAGADFVIERVTELPKLIEQINEIKLGQETK